The proteins below come from a single Hirundo rustica isolate bHirRus1 chromosome 6, bHirRus1.pri.v3, whole genome shotgun sequence genomic window:
- the TNKS1BP1 gene encoding 182 kDa tankyrase-1-binding protein isoform X1 codes for MASQPQPLHPAVPCTSPAGAGGAGLAGSPDKGSVRPKPPVRPKPHVLPKPAVPAKPSVPPPTPGPRHPRPELPSAEKMNRLAGPQPYSGAGAGGPLRRPSFTVRSPETHNGKGLPSPLITGTEEEEEVPPAPPTPLRKGPAPFKVTPVPVAARPERFPGTTVEEILAKMDSREGPGSPDRARLSPFCTDPSSRFGSKSFAAFRKRPGGEADGDPAGEAPQAPRPAASELGTGDDGHPVPEMSSSPPAGPSCAGDPRGRRRPPSPPDLSTLQLGALGPPGSPRPPTCPPPAPGAPFQPAEPSASAPGSPDAPPELPAPNSPTLPPGSPESPTQPPVEVTSIQAPGAPSATEPQLRISRSPGSPHTPGEGSPGTVSPPGTPELPPRVTCPPGSPEAADEYLGPPSPPLAKASRPPGSPEGPDDSTVSPQSCEGPDFKLPPRDAGLRRSSEGVLRPPPTGKGLGELGGSLSALPRPGDLLAEPSLGSESGWSLSQSFEWTFPSRGPRLPAFPPRSPIRETPDLGLSEEGESDGEAAAPSPLKDSRSEGENSQQAEGAPCPGGPVAQREAEGSAEEEEEREAEQDAPMSDSPLHVTKPGRDPTEPESPTQPSLTTAALLDPAPPDPAAPADSAWAGDGPKSLQGPGGPGQAEGPSQDPDPHADPGWLTELLASPGVHSSPENQLGWSQKDLCSEFGIGHPRQDSTFHWNRPGVSRERDWPVETKQDQEFRAKSSWDSTCSDKDSTAREGWSGDYRATELMGDRKLGCSDWSQSLGTGKSCPQDPDFSASTAKWGQGYGSTEELGSGQASWGSSLGTGCVRQLDKEPRSGQPTWAGRYSGGDTEMKDRELTPDWAGKYSSQDAGSKEENLTLGWAGRSSTGDAGSPDKELSPGQPAWDKRYNTRDMESQDREFSPNRPAWTGEIRDMESQDREFSPSRPAWTGEIRDMESQDREFSPSRPAWTGEYREMENQDQEFSPSRPAWDNRSSTRDQENQDQEFSPSRPAWDNRSSTRDTENQDQEFSPSRPAWDNRSSTRDQENQDQELSPSRPAWDNRSSPRDTENQDQEFNPSRPAWDDRSSTRAQENQDREFSPSKPAWDDRSSTRAQENQDREFSPSKPAWDDRSSTRDQENQDREFSPSRPAWDDRSSTRDQENQNQEFSPSMLAAAWSDRSSTRDIEIQDSEFTSSRAARDGRHSTRDAEMRNGELFSPSSGVWDDRSSTRDVEAQDRELGPSGAAWDGRHSSVTRRREEQEPIPSRLSWPSEGSVGQTGLVGVGEEDMPGSHRPESPAQGPTWGSAHKQERDSSDSRDWAEELGAAECQNQFGVIGTERVPEPCGARASDGSVSGVLPQPQAGLHRDLSLHVDNAHWSRDLDSWSVEPQDAEARRQEWASAFSARCAARSRDLGVGEQSLGGDTGTEHGRSAPSPLMGDIPADSPAVEPPRSESPSPSEEEERDPSEPAAAPHSPGAPPLLPEAAGGIPADAGSEEQPSDHPDGESSSSWGEQRLSLATPQAKGSMEQGQEFPLLEDTELLDSSVFRCKASLGRKRQHRAPSLRPTTTEGESWIFRDSTEPRPAPAASSDEEAAEEPRSRRMRGSPSGRAVKVPLFPGLSASAIKAKLRGRNRSAEEGTSSGDSKGTPPKDPHVQRSKSCKIPGVSGKPPTLPPKPEKSSGSEASPPHWLQALKLKRKKP; via the exons AAGGGGCTCCCATCGCCCCTCATCACAGGcaccgaggaggaggaggaggtgcccccggccccgccaaCCCCCTTGCGCAAGGGCCCGGCACCCTTCAAGGTGACGCCGGTGCCGGTGGCCGCCAGGCCGGAGCGCTTCCCGGGCACCACCGTGGAGGAGATCCTGGCCAAGATGGACAGCAGGGAGGGCCCAGGCAGCCCCGACCGGGCCCGGCTCTCGCCCTTCTGCACCGACCCCTCCTCCCGCTTTGGTTCCAAGAGCTTTGCTGCCTTCCGGAAGCGTCCCGGCGGGGAGGCAGATGGAGACCCTGCCGGTGAAGCCCCTCAGGCGCCCCGACCTGCGGCAAGCGAGCTGGGAACGGGGGATGATGGACACCCTGTGCCCGAGATGAG cagctcccctccGGCTGGGCCGAGCTGTGCCGGGGACCCCCGCGGACGCCGGAGGCCGCCATCCCCTCCTGAC CTTTCCACTCTACAGCTGGGTGCCCTCGGACCTCCAGGCTCTCCGAGGCCCCCCACCTGCCCACCCCCGGCCCCAGGAGCTCCTTTCCAGCCTGCTGAGccctctgcctcagcccctgGCTCCCCTGATGCCCCCCCTGAGCTCCCGGCCCCCAACTCCCCCACGCTGCCCCCTGGTTCCCCTGAATCCCCCACTCAGCCTCCAGTCGAGGTCACCTCCATCCAGGCCCCGGGCGCTCCCTCAGCCACCGAACCCCAGCTCAGAATCTCCCGTTCCCCCGGCTCCCCACACACTCCAGGGGAGGGATCCCCTGGCACTGTCAGCCCCCCTGGCACTCCTGAACTGCCTCCACGAGTCACCTGCCCCCCCGGTTCTCCTGAGGCTGCTGACGAGTACCTGGGCCCCCCCAGTCCACCCCTTGCCAAAGCCTCTCGTCCCCCAGGCTCTCCAGAGGGACCCGATGACTccacagtgtccccacagtCCTGTGAGGGTCCTGATTTCAAGCTCCCTCCCCGGGATGCGGGACTCCGGCGCTCCTCAGAGGGGGTGCTCCGGCCCCCACCCACAGGGAAgggcctgggggagctggggggctcGCTGAGtgccctgccccggcccggaGACCTCCTGGCAGAGCCCTCCCTAGGCAGCGAGTCCGGTTGGAGCCTTTCCCAGTCCTTTGAGTGGACGTTCCCGTCGCGGGGGCCACGCTTGCCGGCCTTCCCTCCCCGCTCCCCCATCCGGGAGACGCCTGACTTGGGGCTCTCCGAAGAGGGGGAGTCAGATGGGGAGGCTGCGGCCCCCAGCCCTCTGAAGGACAGCAGGTCTGAAGGAGAAAAtagccagcaggcagagggggcCCCGTGCCCAGGGGGTCCCGTGGCCCAGCGAGAGGCTGAGGgctcagcagaggaggaggaggaaagggaggcagagcaggatgcTCCCATGTCCGACTCACCACTTCACGTGACAAAGCCTGGCCGGGACCCAACTGAGCCTGAGTcccccacccagcccagcctcacCACAGCTGCCCTCCTAGATCCAGCCCCCCCagatccagctgctccagctgactCAGCCTGGGCAGGTGATGGCCCCAAGAGCCTGCAGGGTCCCGGGGGCCCAGGCCAGGCTGAAGGACCCTCGCAGGACCCTGATCCCCACGCCGACCCAGGCTGGCTGACAGAGCTGTTGGCGTCACCTGGGGTCCACAGCTCTCCGGAG AACCAGCTGGGTTGGTCACAGAAGGACCTGTGCAGTGAGTTCGGTATTGGCCACCCTCGCCAGGACAGCACCTTTCACTGGAACCGCCCAGGTGTGTCCAGGGAGAGAGACTGGCCTGTTGAGACCAAGCAGGACCAGGAATTCAGGGCcaagtccagctgggacagcacCTGCAGCGACAAGGACAGCACTGCCCGGGAGGGCTGGAGCGGTGACTACAGAGCAACGGAGCTGATGGGGGACAGGAAACTGGGCTGCAGTGACTGGTCCCAGTCCCTTGGCACTGGTAAGAGCTGCCCACAGGATCCAGATttcagtgccagcacagccaagtGGGGCCAGGGCTACGGCAGCACGGAGGAGCTTGGCTCCGGACAGgccagctggggcagcagcctTGGCACGGGATGTGTCCGGCAGCTGGACAAAGAGCCGCGCTCCGGGCAGCCCACCTGGGCAGGCAGGTACAGCGGCGGGGACACAGAGATGAAGGACAGGGAGCTGACCCCAGACTGGGCCGGTAAATACAGCAGCCAGGACGCTGGGAGCAAGGAGGAGAATTTAacgctgggctgggctggaagatCCAGCACTGGGGATGCTGGGAGCCCAGACAAGGAGCTCAGCCCTGGCCAGCCAGCCTGGGACAAAAGGTATAACACCAGGGACATGGAGAGCCAGGACCGGGAGTTCAGTCCCAACCGCCCAGCCTGGACTGGTGAAATCAGGGACATGGAAAGCCAGGACAGGGAGTTCAGCCCCAGCCGGCCGGCCTGGACTGGTGAAATCAGGGACATGGAAAGCCAGGACAGGGAGTTCAGCCCCAGCAGACCAGCCTGGACTGGTGAATACAGGGAAATGGAAAACCAGGACCAAGAGTTCAGCCCCAGCAGGCCGGCCTGGGATAACCGATCCAGCACAAGGGACCAAGAGAACCAGGACCAGGAATTCAGCCCTAGCAGGCCAGCCTGGGATAACCGATCCAGCACCAGGGACACAGAAAACCAGGACCAGGAATTCAGCCCCAGCAGGCCAGCCTGGGATAACCGATCCAGCACGAGGGACCAAGAGAACCAGGACCAGGAATTGAGCCCTAGCAGGCCAGCCTGGGATAACAGatccagccccagggacacagAAAACCAGGACCAGGAATTCAACCCCAGCAGGCCAGCCTGGGATGACAGATCCAGCACCAGGGCCCAAGAGAACCAGGACCGGGAATTCAGCCCCAGCAAGCCAGCCTGGGATGACAGATCCAGCACCAGGGCCCAAGAGAACCAGGACCGGGAATTCAGCCCCAGCAAGCCAGCCTGGGATGACAGATCCAGCACGAGGGACCAAGAGAACCAGGACCGGGAATTCAGCCCTAGCAGGCCAGCCTGGGATGACAGATCCAGCACGAGGGACCAAGAGAACCAGAACCAGGAATTCAGCCCCAGcatgctggctgcagcctggagtgacagatcCAGCACCAGGGACATTGAAATCCAGGACAGTGAATTCAcatccagcagagcagccagggatggCAGGCACAGCACCAGGGACGCAGAGATGCGGAATGGGGAGTTGTTCAGCCCCAGCAGCGGTGTCTGGGATGACAGATCCAGCACCAGGGATGTGGAGGCCCAGGACAGAGAGTTGGGCCCCAGtggggcagcctgggatgggCGGCACAGCTCCGTCACCCgcaggagggaagagcaggagccGATTCCCTCTCGGCTGAGCTGGCCCAGTGAGGGCAGCGTTGGGCAGACCGGGCTGGTCGGGGTTGGTGAGGAGGACATGCCCGGCTCCCACCGCCCCGagtccccagcccaggggcCCACCTGGGGCAGTGCCCACAAGCAGGAGCGTGACAGCTCCGACAGCAGGGACTGGGCTGAGGAACTTGGAGCAGCTGAGTGCCAGAACCAGTTCGGTGTCATTGGGACGGAGCGGGTGCCAGAGCCctgtggtgccagagcctcGGATGGCTCCGTGTCTGGGGttctgccacagccccaggcaggctTGCACAGGGATCTCTCTCTGCATGTGGACAATGCTCACTGGAGCCGGGACCTGGACAGCTGGAGTGTGGAGCCACAGGATGCTGAGGCCAGGCGCCAGGAGTGGGCGAGTGCCTTCAGTGCCCGCTGTGCTGCCCGCAGCCGGGACCTTGGTgtgggggagcagagcctgggaggGGACACCGGCACAGAGCACGG CAGGTCTGCCCCCAGCCCTTTGATGGGCGACATTCCAGCTGATTCCCCAGCTGTGGAGCCCCCCCGGAGTGAGTCACCCAGCCCCtccgaggaggaggagagggatccctctgagccagctgctgccccacaTAGCCCTGGGGCCCcccctctgctgccagaggctgCCGGTGGGATCCCAGCAGACGCAGGAAGTGAGGAGCAGCCCTCAGACCACCCAGATGGGGAGAGCTCCTCCAGCTGGGGGGAGCAGCGGCTCTCTCTGGCTACCCCCCAGGCCAAGGGGTCCatggagcaggggcaggaatTTCCGCTTCTGGAG gacacagagctcctggacaGCAGCGTGTTCCGCTGCAAGGCCAGCCTGGGCCGCAAGCGCCAGCACCGGGCACCATCCCTGCGCCCCACCACCACCGAGGGGGAGAGCTGGATCTTCCGGGACTCCACGG AGCCCCGTCCAGCCCCGGCAGCATCCTCCGAcgaggaggcagcagaggaacCCCGGAGCCGGCGGATGCGCGGCTCTCCCTCGGGCAGGGCGGTCAAGGTGCCGCTCTTTCCCGGCCTCAGCGCCTCCGCTATCAAG GCCAAACTGAGGGGTCGCAACCGCTCTGCCGAGGAGGGGACGTCGTCAGGGGACAGCAAGGGGACCCCTCCTAAAGACCCCCACGTGCAGCGCTCCAAGTCCTGCAAGATCCCTGGTGTGAGTGGGAAACCACCCACCCTGCCCCCCAAGCCAGAGAAATCCTCAGG ATCCGAGGCCTCTCCCCCGCACTGGCTGCAGGCGCTgaagctgaaaagaaagaagccTTGA
- the TNKS1BP1 gene encoding 182 kDa tankyrase-1-binding protein isoform X2, which yields MASQPQPLHPAVPCTSPAGAGGAGLAGSPDKGSVRPKPPVRPKPHVLPKPAVPAKPSVPPPTPGPRHPRPELPSAEKMNRLAGPQPYSGAGAGGPLRRPSFTVRSPETHNGKGLPSPLITGTEEEEEVPPAPPTPLRKGPAPFKVTPVPVAARPERFPGTTVEEILAKMDSREGPGSPDRARLSPFCTDPSSRFGSKSFAAFRKRPGGEADGDPAGEAPQAPRPAASELGTGDDGHPVPEMSSSPPAGPSCAGDPRGRRRPPSPPDLSTLQLGALGPPGSPRPPTCPPPAPGAPFQPAEPSASAPGSPDAPPELPAPNSPTLPPGSPESPTQPPVEVTSIQAPGAPSATEPQLRISRSPGSPHTPGEGSPGTVSPPGTPELPPRVTCPPGSPEAADEYLGPPSPPLAKASRPPGSPEGPDDSTVSPQSCEGPDFKLPPRDAGLRRSSEGVLRPPPTGKGLGELGGSLSALPRPGDLLAEPSLGSESGWSLSQSFEWTFPSRGPRLPAFPPRSPIRETPDLGLSEEGESDGEAAAPSPLKDSRSEGENSQQAEGAPCPGGPVAQREAEGSAEEEEEREAEQDAPMSDSPLHVTKPGRDPTEPESPTQPSLTTAALLDPAPPDPAAPADSAWAGDGPKSLQGPGGPGQAEGPSQDPDPHADPGWLTELLASPGVHSSPENQLGWSQKDLCSEFGIGHPRQDSTFHWNRPGVSRERDWPVETKQDQEFRAKSSWDSTCSDKDSTAREGWSGDYRATELMGDRKLGCSDWSQSLGTGKSCPQDPDFSASTAKWGQGYGSTEELGSGQASWGSSLGTGCVRQLDKEPRSGQPTWAGRYSGGDTEMKDRELTPDWAGKYSSQDAGSKEENLTLGWAGRSSTGDAGSPDKELSPGQPAWDKRYNTRDMESQDREFSPNRPAWTGEIRDMESQDREFSPSRPAWTGEIRDMESQDREFSPSRPAWTGEYREMENQDQEFSPSRPAWDNRSSTRDQENQDQEFSPSRPAWDNRSSTRDTENQDQEFSPSRPAWDNRSSTRDQENQDQELSPSRPAWDNRSSPRDTENQDQEFNPSRPAWDDRSSTRAQENQDREFSPSKPAWDDRSSTRAQENQDREFSPSKPAWDDRSSTRDQENQDREFSPSRPAWDDRSSTRDQENQNQEFSPSMLAAAWSDRSSTRDIEIQDSEFTSSRAARDGRHSTRDAEMRNGELFSPSSGVWDDRSSTRDVEAQDRELGPSGAAWDGRHSSVTRRREEQEPIPSRLSWPSEGSVGQTGLVGVGEEDMPGSHRPESPAQGPTWGSAHKQERDSSDSRDWAEELGAAECQNQFGVIGTERVPEPCGARASDGSVSGVLPQPQAGLHRDLSLHVDNAHWSRDLDSWSVEPQDAEARRQEWASAFSARCAARSRDLGVGEQSLGGDTGTEHGSAPSPLMGDIPADSPAVEPPRSESPSPSEEEERDPSEPAAAPHSPGAPPLLPEAAGGIPADAGSEEQPSDHPDGESSSSWGEQRLSLATPQAKGSMEQGQEFPLLEDTELLDSSVFRCKASLGRKRQHRAPSLRPTTTEGESWIFRDSTEPRPAPAASSDEEAAEEPRSRRMRGSPSGRAVKVPLFPGLSASAIKAKLRGRNRSAEEGTSSGDSKGTPPKDPHVQRSKSCKIPGVSGKPPTLPPKPEKSSGSEASPPHWLQALKLKRKKP from the exons AAGGGGCTCCCATCGCCCCTCATCACAGGcaccgaggaggaggaggaggtgcccccggccccgccaaCCCCCTTGCGCAAGGGCCCGGCACCCTTCAAGGTGACGCCGGTGCCGGTGGCCGCCAGGCCGGAGCGCTTCCCGGGCACCACCGTGGAGGAGATCCTGGCCAAGATGGACAGCAGGGAGGGCCCAGGCAGCCCCGACCGGGCCCGGCTCTCGCCCTTCTGCACCGACCCCTCCTCCCGCTTTGGTTCCAAGAGCTTTGCTGCCTTCCGGAAGCGTCCCGGCGGGGAGGCAGATGGAGACCCTGCCGGTGAAGCCCCTCAGGCGCCCCGACCTGCGGCAAGCGAGCTGGGAACGGGGGATGATGGACACCCTGTGCCCGAGATGAG cagctcccctccGGCTGGGCCGAGCTGTGCCGGGGACCCCCGCGGACGCCGGAGGCCGCCATCCCCTCCTGAC CTTTCCACTCTACAGCTGGGTGCCCTCGGACCTCCAGGCTCTCCGAGGCCCCCCACCTGCCCACCCCCGGCCCCAGGAGCTCCTTTCCAGCCTGCTGAGccctctgcctcagcccctgGCTCCCCTGATGCCCCCCCTGAGCTCCCGGCCCCCAACTCCCCCACGCTGCCCCCTGGTTCCCCTGAATCCCCCACTCAGCCTCCAGTCGAGGTCACCTCCATCCAGGCCCCGGGCGCTCCCTCAGCCACCGAACCCCAGCTCAGAATCTCCCGTTCCCCCGGCTCCCCACACACTCCAGGGGAGGGATCCCCTGGCACTGTCAGCCCCCCTGGCACTCCTGAACTGCCTCCACGAGTCACCTGCCCCCCCGGTTCTCCTGAGGCTGCTGACGAGTACCTGGGCCCCCCCAGTCCACCCCTTGCCAAAGCCTCTCGTCCCCCAGGCTCTCCAGAGGGACCCGATGACTccacagtgtccccacagtCCTGTGAGGGTCCTGATTTCAAGCTCCCTCCCCGGGATGCGGGACTCCGGCGCTCCTCAGAGGGGGTGCTCCGGCCCCCACCCACAGGGAAgggcctgggggagctggggggctcGCTGAGtgccctgccccggcccggaGACCTCCTGGCAGAGCCCTCCCTAGGCAGCGAGTCCGGTTGGAGCCTTTCCCAGTCCTTTGAGTGGACGTTCCCGTCGCGGGGGCCACGCTTGCCGGCCTTCCCTCCCCGCTCCCCCATCCGGGAGACGCCTGACTTGGGGCTCTCCGAAGAGGGGGAGTCAGATGGGGAGGCTGCGGCCCCCAGCCCTCTGAAGGACAGCAGGTCTGAAGGAGAAAAtagccagcaggcagagggggcCCCGTGCCCAGGGGGTCCCGTGGCCCAGCGAGAGGCTGAGGgctcagcagaggaggaggaggaaagggaggcagagcaggatgcTCCCATGTCCGACTCACCACTTCACGTGACAAAGCCTGGCCGGGACCCAACTGAGCCTGAGTcccccacccagcccagcctcacCACAGCTGCCCTCCTAGATCCAGCCCCCCCagatccagctgctccagctgactCAGCCTGGGCAGGTGATGGCCCCAAGAGCCTGCAGGGTCCCGGGGGCCCAGGCCAGGCTGAAGGACCCTCGCAGGACCCTGATCCCCACGCCGACCCAGGCTGGCTGACAGAGCTGTTGGCGTCACCTGGGGTCCACAGCTCTCCGGAG AACCAGCTGGGTTGGTCACAGAAGGACCTGTGCAGTGAGTTCGGTATTGGCCACCCTCGCCAGGACAGCACCTTTCACTGGAACCGCCCAGGTGTGTCCAGGGAGAGAGACTGGCCTGTTGAGACCAAGCAGGACCAGGAATTCAGGGCcaagtccagctgggacagcacCTGCAGCGACAAGGACAGCACTGCCCGGGAGGGCTGGAGCGGTGACTACAGAGCAACGGAGCTGATGGGGGACAGGAAACTGGGCTGCAGTGACTGGTCCCAGTCCCTTGGCACTGGTAAGAGCTGCCCACAGGATCCAGATttcagtgccagcacagccaagtGGGGCCAGGGCTACGGCAGCACGGAGGAGCTTGGCTCCGGACAGgccagctggggcagcagcctTGGCACGGGATGTGTCCGGCAGCTGGACAAAGAGCCGCGCTCCGGGCAGCCCACCTGGGCAGGCAGGTACAGCGGCGGGGACACAGAGATGAAGGACAGGGAGCTGACCCCAGACTGGGCCGGTAAATACAGCAGCCAGGACGCTGGGAGCAAGGAGGAGAATTTAacgctgggctgggctggaagatCCAGCACTGGGGATGCTGGGAGCCCAGACAAGGAGCTCAGCCCTGGCCAGCCAGCCTGGGACAAAAGGTATAACACCAGGGACATGGAGAGCCAGGACCGGGAGTTCAGTCCCAACCGCCCAGCCTGGACTGGTGAAATCAGGGACATGGAAAGCCAGGACAGGGAGTTCAGCCCCAGCCGGCCGGCCTGGACTGGTGAAATCAGGGACATGGAAAGCCAGGACAGGGAGTTCAGCCCCAGCAGACCAGCCTGGACTGGTGAATACAGGGAAATGGAAAACCAGGACCAAGAGTTCAGCCCCAGCAGGCCGGCCTGGGATAACCGATCCAGCACAAGGGACCAAGAGAACCAGGACCAGGAATTCAGCCCTAGCAGGCCAGCCTGGGATAACCGATCCAGCACCAGGGACACAGAAAACCAGGACCAGGAATTCAGCCCCAGCAGGCCAGCCTGGGATAACCGATCCAGCACGAGGGACCAAGAGAACCAGGACCAGGAATTGAGCCCTAGCAGGCCAGCCTGGGATAACAGatccagccccagggacacagAAAACCAGGACCAGGAATTCAACCCCAGCAGGCCAGCCTGGGATGACAGATCCAGCACCAGGGCCCAAGAGAACCAGGACCGGGAATTCAGCCCCAGCAAGCCAGCCTGGGATGACAGATCCAGCACCAGGGCCCAAGAGAACCAGGACCGGGAATTCAGCCCCAGCAAGCCAGCCTGGGATGACAGATCCAGCACGAGGGACCAAGAGAACCAGGACCGGGAATTCAGCCCTAGCAGGCCAGCCTGGGATGACAGATCCAGCACGAGGGACCAAGAGAACCAGAACCAGGAATTCAGCCCCAGcatgctggctgcagcctggagtgacagatcCAGCACCAGGGACATTGAAATCCAGGACAGTGAATTCAcatccagcagagcagccagggatggCAGGCACAGCACCAGGGACGCAGAGATGCGGAATGGGGAGTTGTTCAGCCCCAGCAGCGGTGTCTGGGATGACAGATCCAGCACCAGGGATGTGGAGGCCCAGGACAGAGAGTTGGGCCCCAGtggggcagcctgggatgggCGGCACAGCTCCGTCACCCgcaggagggaagagcaggagccGATTCCCTCTCGGCTGAGCTGGCCCAGTGAGGGCAGCGTTGGGCAGACCGGGCTGGTCGGGGTTGGTGAGGAGGACATGCCCGGCTCCCACCGCCCCGagtccccagcccaggggcCCACCTGGGGCAGTGCCCACAAGCAGGAGCGTGACAGCTCCGACAGCAGGGACTGGGCTGAGGAACTTGGAGCAGCTGAGTGCCAGAACCAGTTCGGTGTCATTGGGACGGAGCGGGTGCCAGAGCCctgtggtgccagagcctcGGATGGCTCCGTGTCTGGGGttctgccacagccccaggcaggctTGCACAGGGATCTCTCTCTGCATGTGGACAATGCTCACTGGAGCCGGGACCTGGACAGCTGGAGTGTGGAGCCACAGGATGCTGAGGCCAGGCGCCAGGAGTGGGCGAGTGCCTTCAGTGCCCGCTGTGCTGCCCGCAGCCGGGACCTTGGTgtgggggagcagagcctgggaggGGACACCGGCACAGAGCACGG GTCTGCCCCCAGCCCTTTGATGGGCGACATTCCAGCTGATTCCCCAGCTGTGGAGCCCCCCCGGAGTGAGTCACCCAGCCCCtccgaggaggaggagagggatccctctgagccagctgctgccccacaTAGCCCTGGGGCCCcccctctgctgccagaggctgCCGGTGGGATCCCAGCAGACGCAGGAAGTGAGGAGCAGCCCTCAGACCACCCAGATGGGGAGAGCTCCTCCAGCTGGGGGGAGCAGCGGCTCTCTCTGGCTACCCCCCAGGCCAAGGGGTCCatggagcaggggcaggaatTTCCGCTTCTGGAG gacacagagctcctggacaGCAGCGTGTTCCGCTGCAAGGCCAGCCTGGGCCGCAAGCGCCAGCACCGGGCACCATCCCTGCGCCCCACCACCACCGAGGGGGAGAGCTGGATCTTCCGGGACTCCACGG AGCCCCGTCCAGCCCCGGCAGCATCCTCCGAcgaggaggcagcagaggaacCCCGGAGCCGGCGGATGCGCGGCTCTCCCTCGGGCAGGGCGGTCAAGGTGCCGCTCTTTCCCGGCCTCAGCGCCTCCGCTATCAAG GCCAAACTGAGGGGTCGCAACCGCTCTGCCGAGGAGGGGACGTCGTCAGGGGACAGCAAGGGGACCCCTCCTAAAGACCCCCACGTGCAGCGCTCCAAGTCCTGCAAGATCCCTGGTGTGAGTGGGAAACCACCCACCCTGCCCCCCAAGCCAGAGAAATCCTCAGG ATCCGAGGCCTCTCCCCCGCACTGGCTGCAGGCGCTgaagctgaaaagaaagaagccTTGA